From a region of the Kwoniella mangroviensis CBS 8507 chromosome 1 map unlocalized Ctg01, whole genome shotgun sequence genome:
- a CDS encoding 26S protease regulatory subunit 4, which translates to MGQAPSSGAPGGGKRDGKDNKDKKSKWEPPIPTRVGKKKKRGPDASSRLPAVYPTTRCKLKMLKMERIKDYLLMEEEFVANQASQSGEDRTAADRTRVDELRGSPMGVGSLEEIIDDDHAIVSVGNGPEYYVGIMSFVDKDLLEPGCSVLLHHKTHAVVGVLADDTDPMVSVMKLDKAPTESYADIGGLETQIQEIKESVELPLTHPELYEEMGIRPPKGVILYGVPGTGKTLLAKAVANQTSATFLRIVGSELIQKYLGDGPKLVRELFRVAEENAPSIVFIDEIDAVGTKRYDSTSGGEREIQRTMLELLNQLDGFDTRGDVKVIMATNRIESLDPALIRPGRIDRKIEFPLPDTKTKRHIFKLHTSRMSLADDVDLEELVMTKDDLSGADIKAVCITKADFTTAREKPAGLYL; encoded by the exons ATG GGTCAAGCTCCATCGAGTGGTGCGCCTGGAGGTGGTAAGAGGGACGGAAAGGATAACAAAGACAAG AAATCCAAATGGGAACCACCCATCCCAACCAGAgtaggaaagaagaagaagagaggtcCAGATGCATCATCGAGACTTCCAGCAGTCTATCCCACGACTCGATGCAAGCTCAAGATGCtcaagatggagaggatcaAAGATTATTTGTTGATGGAGGAGGAATTCGTCGCCAATCAAGCATCACAATCTGGTGAAGATCGTACCGCGGCTGATCGTACTCGAGTAGATGAGCTCAGAGGATCGCCTATGGGAGTCGGATCTTTGGAGGAgattatcgatgatgatcatgctaTCGTATCTGTTGGGAACGGTCCAGAATATTATGTTGGAATCATGTCTTTTGTCGATAAAGACCTGTTAGAACCTGGATGTTCGGTACTGCTACACCATAAAACCCACGCCGTTGTTGGTGTTCTCGCTGATGACACCGATCCTATGGTCTCGGTGATGAAGCTTGACAAAGCTCCTACGGAAAGTTACGCAGACATCGGTGGTTTGGAAACCCAAATCCAGGAGATTAAAGAATCGGTAGAACTTCCTCTTACTCATCCCGAATTGTACGAAGAGATGGGGATCCGACCTCCGAAGGGTGTCATCCTGTACGGTGTGCCCGGTACAGGTAAAACGTTACTCGCTAAAGCTGTAGCCAACCAAACATCTGCCACTTTCTTGCGTATCGTCGGATCGGAACTCATTCAGAAGTACTTGGGAGATGGTCCAAAGTTAGTTAGAGAATTGTTCAGAGTAGCAGAGGAAAACGCGCCAAGTATCGTATtcattgatgagattgatgcgGTCGGTACCAAGCGATATGATTCGACGTCTGgtggtgaaagagagattcaGCGTACCATGTTGGAGTTACTGAATCAATTGGATGGTTTCGACACCAGAGGGGATGTAAAGGTTATCATGGCAACGAACAGA ATTGAATCCCTTGATCCCGCTCTTATTAGACCTGGCCGAATAGATCGAAAGATTG AATTTCCTTTACCTGACACGAAAACCAAACGACATATCTTCAAGCTTCATACATCAAGGATGTCTTTGGCTGATGACGTCGATCTGGAGGAATTGGTAATGACAAAGGATGATCTTTCCGGAGCCGACATCAAGGCTGTGTGCA TCACCAAAGCC GATTTTACTACTGCCAGAGAGAAG CCTGCCGGTCTGTATTTATAG